The following are encoded together in the Lathyrus oleraceus cultivar Zhongwan6 chromosome 3, CAAS_Psat_ZW6_1.0, whole genome shotgun sequence genome:
- the LOC127125998 gene encoding plasmodesmata-located protein 1 produces the protein MGFLTPTQTLSFLILLNLSSIVSTADNTNVVYKGCSPQKLQQQSSQNLQSLLSSLVSASAQKTFAATTTGDVSGAYQCRGDLSTSDCYLCVSKIPSKISKLCGDVAAVRIQLSGCYLRYEVVGFKQVPMSQFLYKVCGSRKVDDSVGFEAKRDSAFGMVENGVKSGGSLFYTGSYMSLYVLGQCEGSLGNNDCSDCVKTAEEQAKLECGDSTSAQIYLFSCFISYSFYPNGVSGSPSSSGSGGNPHTERTVALAVGGVAGFGFLIVCLMFLKSVLKKRGGKH, from the exons ATGGGTTTCCTCACTCCAACAcaaactctctcatttctcaTTCTTCTTAATCTTTCATCAATCGTTTCCACCGCGGATAACACCAACGTTGTCTACAAAGGTTGTTCCCCGCAAAAACTACAGCAACAATCTTCCCAGAATCTACAATCACTCTTATCTTCTCTCGTATCAGCTTCTGCACAGAAAACATTCGCCGCCACAACCACCGGCGACGTCTCCGGCGCTTACCAATGCAGAGGCGACCTCTCAACATCCGACTGTTATCTCTGTGTCAGCAAGATTCCAAGCAAGATAAGCAAGCTCTGCGGCGATGTCGCGGCGGTGAGAATTCAGCTCAGCGGATGTTACTTAAGGTACGAGGTTGTCGGGTTTAAGCAAGTTCCTATGAGTCAGTTTCTGTACAAGGTTTGTGGTTCGAGGAAAGTGGATGACAGTGTTGGGTTTGAGGCGAAGAGGGACTCTGCATTTGGAATGGTGGAGAATGGTGTGAAGAGTGGTGGGAGTCTGTTCTATACAGGGAGTTATATGTCTTTGTATGTTTTGGGACAGTGTGAGGGTAGTTTGGGAAATAATGATTGTAGCGATTGTGTTAAGACTGCAGAAGAACAGGCTAAATTGGAGTGTGGCGATTCGACTTCTGCTCAGATTTATCTCTTTAGTTGCTTTATCAGTTATAGCTTTTACCCCAACGGGGTTTCCGGTTCTCCTTCCTCTTCCG GATCAGGAGGGAATCCACACACAGAAAGGACAGTGGCTCTTGCAGTGGGAGGAGTAGCAGGATTTGGATTCTTGATTGTTTGTTTGATGTTTCTAAAGTCAGTATTGAAGAAAAGAGGTGGGAAGCATTGA